A stretch of the Uranotaenia lowii strain MFRU-FL chromosome 3, ASM2978415v1, whole genome shotgun sequence genome encodes the following:
- the LOC129752803 gene encoding uncharacterized protein LOC129752803, whose protein sequence is MGVGEDELPSLEYIEDPYIPKLDNCITPSLDDINDFNPEDDDLGDEQTWPDETELYLRSLTLDQILGVSSDEEITDPEVELQTVETEFSPPLPQPDQLDPKMSPNRTGVGVVRSLFAGKLLNRGSGARSGPFKLFNKKHMRDVRVTFIDFSKPYLARISSGDNYKSFLNIGSAGIDKKLIKIKTTKNFKPLEPNFFVEKNTQK, encoded by the coding sequence ATGGGAGTTGGCGAAGATGAACTCCCAAGCTTGGAGTACATTGAAGATCCATACATTCCCAAGCTGGACAACTGCATTACTCCATCGCTTGACGACATCAACGATTTCAATCCAGAGGATGATGATTTGGGCGACGAACAAACGTGGCCAGATGAAACCGAGCTCTATCTGCGATCGCTTACACTGGACCAGATTCTCGGCGTGTCGTCCGATGAGGAGATAACCGATCCAGAAGTGGAACTGCAAACAGTAGAAACGGAATTCAGTCCACCTCTGCCACAACCGGACCAGCTAGATCCGAAAATGTCTCCTAATCGGACCGGCGTCGGAGTCGTTCGGAGCCTTTTCGCCGGCAAACTTCTCAACCGTGGCAGTGGCGCACGTTCGGGTCCTTTCAAACTCTTCAACAAGAAGCATATGCGAGACGTTCGGGTAACGTTCATCGATTTTTCGAAACCTTACCTGGCCCGGATTTCGAGCGGAGACAACTATAAGAGCTTTCTGAACATCGGGAGTGCaggtattgataaaaaactgataaaaataaaaacaacaaaaaacttcaAGCCTCTAGAAcccaatttttttgttgaaaaaaatacacagaaaTAG